In the genome of Cyclopterus lumpus isolate fCycLum1 chromosome 19, fCycLum1.pri, whole genome shotgun sequence, one region contains:
- the LOC117748420 gene encoding myoferlin-like isoform X3: MRSLPSKNVPLVNASGQNIGATIDLVIGYDPPANAAPNLNDPQAGDATVDAGGGGGEEGEETLPDGGQSGSAGVPSSPGQSVNRRQNRHRLLNKPQDFQIRVRIIEARQLSGNNVKPVVKVNVCGHTHRTRIKTGNNPFFDEIFFYNVHMLPSDLFEKHISFRVYNSYSLRADSLMGEFKLDVGYVYDEAAHCVMRKWLLLNDPDDSNSGAKGYLKVSLFVVGAGDEPPVEKRDSCDDQDDIESNLLLPAGLTLRWATLSLKVFRAEDVPQMDDAFVQTMKEIFGGDGNKKNLVDPFLEARFAGKKLCTQIIEKNANPEWNQVLNLQVKFPSMCERVKLTVFDWDRLTGNDAIGTTYLNLAKIASSGGEIEEEHAGNGEMPSYEANTGQSEVGFLPVFGPCYVNLYGSPREFSGLPDPYQDLNYGKGEGVAYRGRVLVELSTKLEGKADKTVDSINSDDILVVQKYQRRRKYSLCAVFHSASMIQEPGEPIQFEVSIGNYGNKLDTTCKPLASTTQYSCAVFDGNHYYYLPWMNTKPVVVVLSCWEDIGHRLDSVNIILYIAHRLQSNLELFKTAISAKVSDNQLVEVWLKLLNQLIEDIESFPTPELEGCSNLTSLDLQIKKLRESALASIKDGARRMREEATEIRDTLPDLETWADKLKLLAEEPQNSMPDVIIWMLRGEKRVAYSRIPAHQVLHSTHSEQACGQHCGKTQTVFLKYPMDKNKGLKVPVQIRVNMWLGLAAHEKKFNSYTEGTFSVFAELYENQAEVFGNWGTTGLVGRHKFSDLTGKLKLKREYFLPPRGWEWEDEWFIDPEKALLTEADAGHTAFMDEVYQNETCFPGGDWKAASEQFTDVNGEKSRNPGEFECPPGWMWEEEWTVDDNRAVDDQGWEYGVTIPPQDKPRSWVPAEKVYHTHRRRRLVRHRKRAALPAGAAVERRDQGDGEGEGWEFSSLIGWQFHRKERSSDTFRRRRWRRKMAPEDRLGASAIFKLEGALGIDTDNKEKGSKDATKLFGANTPTVSCSFDRSHMYHLRVYVYQAQNLASMDKDSFSDPYAHVSFLHVSQTTEKLRATLNPTWDQTLIFNDVEIFGDPQNVAQCPPEVVLEFYDNDQVGKDELLGRSVCAPLVKLTPGMDQTPKLLWYPIIQKGQKAGEALLAAELILKDKLGESDLPLFPSKRAENLYMVPQGIRPVVQLTAVEILAWGLRNMEPFQLASVSSPSLVVECGGQRVESVVIKNMKKCPNFPSSVLFLKVLLPKEEMYTPPIVLKVIDHRPFGRKPVVGQCTITTLEQFRCDPYVITAEGAMSSKMAMMASPSKHLSINMEETRPLLEAQLEEKEKETVDWWSKFYASTGDHQKCGPYLKKGYDTLKVYECGLEDVPEFKGLTDFCCTFKLQRGKNENGDSDPSVVGELKGSFKVYPLPDDPGVAPPPRQFRELPESGPQECLVRIYVIRAIDLQPKDNNGRCDPYIKMTLGKKTIDDRDHYIPNTTGPVFGRMFEMTCYLPQDKDLKISVYDYDLLSRDEKVGETVIDLENRFLSRYNSYCGLPQSYCISGINKWRDQLKPSEVLENLSRLKGLSKPRTEDNGTSMIFNGKEYTLAQFENNKEIHEHLGPARERLCQHVLRKQGLVPEHVETRTLYSSFQPNISQGRLQMWVDVFPKSIGLPGPPFDITPRKPKKYILRAVIWNTTDVTLDETSITGEHMSDVYVKGWMPGMEENKQKTDVHYRSLDGDGNFNWRLIFDFEYLPAEQLCLVSKKEQFWSLDNTEFRIPPKLIVQIWDNDKFSLDDYLGTLELDLRNLVAPAKTPEKCSLKMMDDLEIGAPQKSEQAKSLFAQQSVRGWWPCSIEQDGQKVLGGKVEMTLEIVGEAQADEKPAGKGRDEPNMNPKLDPPNRPETSFFWFTNPCKTMKFIVWRRFRCLFIGLILLTIVVLFLAILLYSLPNYISMKIVKPLQ; the protein is encoded by the exons ATGAGATCACTGCCATCCAAAAACGTCCCTTTGGTCAATGCAAGTGGACAAAATATTGGC GCTACAATCGATCTTGTGATTGGCTACGACCCTCCAGCCAATGCCGCTCCAAACCTCAATGACCCTCAGGCCGGAGATGCCACAGTGGATGCTG gtggtggtggtggtgaggagggggaggagactTTACCAGATGGGGGCCAAAGTGGCTCGGCAGGGGTCCCCTCGTCCCCCGGTCAGTCCGTTAACCGTCGTCAGAATCGCCACCGACTACTCAATAAACCTCAGGACTTCCAG ATTCGCGTCCGAATCATCGAGGCCCGTCAGTTGTCCGGCAACAACGTCAAACCAGTGGTAaaggtgaatgtgtgtggacACACCCACAGGACGAGGATCAAGACGGGAAACAACCCCTTCTTTGATGAG ATATTCTTCTACAACGTCCACATGCTCCCATCGGATCTGTTTGAAAAGCACATCAGCTTCCGG GTATATAACTCCTATTCACTGAGAGCTGACAGTCTCATGGGAGAATTCAAG CTGGACGTCGGTTATGTTTATGATGAAGCAG CCCACTGTGTCATGAGGAAGTGGCTCCTGCTGAATGATCCAGATGACTCCAACTCCGGGGCTAAAGGCTACCTCAAAGTCAGCCTCTTCGTCGTGGGGGCTGGAGACGAGCCTCCG GTGGAGAAGAGGGACTCGTGTGACGATCAGGATGACATCGAGAGTAATCTGCTTCTGCCGGCTGGTTTGACTCTGAGATGGGCCACCCTGTCACTGAAGGTGTTCAGGGCTGAGGACGTCCCCCAGA TGGATGACGCATTCGTCCAGACCATGAAAGAGATTTTTGGGGGAGATGGAAACAAGAAGAACCTGGTGGATCCGTTCTTAGAGGCTCGCTTCGCTGGCAAAAAG CTGTGCACGCAGATCATTGAGAAGAATGCAAACCCAGAGTGGAACCAAGTGCTGAACCTCCAAGTAAAG TTCCCCTCCATGTGTGAGCGGGTCAAGCTGACAGTCTTTGATTG ggatcGTTTGACAGGAAATGATGCTATTGGCACTACATACCTTAACCTGGCCAAGATAGCCTCCTCTGGTGGAGAGATTGAAG AGGAACATGCAGGAAATGGGGAAATGCCGTCATACGAAG cCAACACAGGGCAGTCTGAAGTGGGTTTCCTGCCCGTCTTTGGGCCCTGCTATGTGAACCTGTACGGCAGCCCCAGAGAGTTCAGCGGCCTGCCAGACCCCTATCAGGATCTCAATTATGGAAAA GGAGAGGGCGTGGCGTACAGGGGCAGGGTCCTGGTCGAGCTGTCCACTAAGCTGGAGGGAAAAGCAGACAAAACAGTCGACAGTATCAACAGCGACGACATCCTGGTGGTGCAG AAgtaccagaggaggaggaagtacaGCCTGTGTGCAGTCTTCCACAGCGCGTCCATGATACAGGAACCAGGAGAGCCAATCCAGTTTGAGGTCAGCATCGGTAACTACGGCAACAAATTGGACACCACCTGCAAACCACTGGCCTCCACCACTCAGTATAGCTGTGCTGTATTTGATG GCAACCACTACTATTACCTGCCCTGGATGAACACTAAGCCAGTGGTCGTGGTTCTCTCATGCTGGGAGGACATTGGCCACCGCCTGGACTCTGTCAACATCATCCTCTACATTGCACACCGCCTG caATCCAACCTGGAGTTGTTTAAAACTGCCATCTCGGCTAAAGTCTCTGACAACCAACTTGTAGAGGTGTGGCTAAAGTTGCTCAATCAGCTGATTGAAGACATAGAAAG TTTCCCAACGCCGGAGCTGGAGGGCTGCTCCAACCTGACATCCCTGGACCTTCAAATCAAGAAGCTGCGAGAAAGCGCTTTGGCCAGCATCAAGGACGGAGCCAGACGCATGAGAGAGGAGGCCACCGAGATCCGTGACACTCTGCCTGACTTGGAGACCTGGGCGGACAAACTTAAACTGCTGGCTGAGGAG CCCCAGAACAGCATGCCTGACGTGATCATCTGGATGTTACGGGGTGAGAAGAGGGTGGCCTACAGTCGCATTCCTGCTCACCAAGTCCTCCACTCCACACACAGTGAGCAGGCCTGTGGTCAGCACTGTGGCAAGACACAGACCGTCTTCTTAAAG TACCCCATGGACAAGAACAAGGGCCTGAAGGTGCCGGTTCAGATTAGAGTCAACATGTGGCTGGGTCTGGCTGCACATGAGAAGAAGTTCAATTCCTACACTGAGGGAACCTTCAGCGTGTTTGCTGAGCTG TACGAGAACCAGGCCGAGGTGTTTGGGAATTGGGGGACCACAGGACTCGTGGGGCGCCACAAATTCTCTGATTTAACAGGCAAACTGAAGCTGAAACGAGAGTACTTCCTGCCTCCAAGAGGATGGGAATGGGAAGATGAGTGGTTCATTGACCCAGAGAAAGC TCTGTTAACAGAGGCCGATGCAGGACACACCGCGTTCATGGACGAGGTGTACCAAAATGAGACTTGCTTCCCCGGTGGAGATTGGAAGGCTGCCTCCGAGCAATTCACTGATGTG AATGGAGAGAAGAGCCGCAACCCTGGAGAGTTTGAGTGTCCTCCAGGTTGGAtgtgggaggaggagtggaCCGTGGATGACAACAGAGCTGTGGATGATCAAG GTTGGGAGTATGGCGTCACTATTCCCCCACAGGACAAGCCTCGGTCCTGGGTCCCTGCAGAGAAGGTGTACCACACCCACCGCAGGAGGCGGCTTGTTCGACATCGCAAGAGAGCGGCACTCCCTGCAGGAGCCGCTGTGGAG AGGCGGGACCAAGGGGACGGCGAGGGCGAGGGCTGGGAATTCtcgtctctgattggctggcagtTCCACAGGAAAGAGCGTTCTTCAGATACTTTCCGTCGCAGGCGCTGGAGGCGAAAGATGGCACCAGAGGACCGGCTCGGAGCTTCCGCCATCTTCAAACTGGAGGGAGCGTTG GGTATTGATACTGACAATAAAGAGAAAGGATCCAAGGATGCTACCAAGCTGTTTGGTGCCAACACGCCCACTGTGTCCTGCTCCTTTGACA GGTCACACATGTACCATCTGCGTGTCTACGTCTATCAGGCACAGAACTTGGCTTCTATGGACAAAGATAGTTTTTCAG ATCCGTATGCACACGTGTCCTTCCTGCATGTTAGTCAGACAACAGAGAAGTTGCGGGCAACACTGAACCCGACCTGGGATCAGACTCTGATCTTCAATGATGTAGAGATTTTTGGAGACCCCCAGAACGTTGCTCAGTGCCCCCCTGAAGTTGTTCTGGAGTTCTACGACAATGACCAAGTG GGGAAAGATGAGCTGCTGGGCCGCAGTGTTTGCGCACCACTGGTGAAGTTGACTCCAGGCATGGATCAGACACCCAAACTGCTGTGGTACCCTATTATCCAGAAAGGTCAAAAGGCGGGGGAGGCGCTGCTGGCGGCAGAACTCATCCTTAAAGACAAG TTGGGCGAGTCAGATCTTCCCCTGTTTCCCTCAAAGAGAGCAGAAAACCTCTACATGGTTCCTCAGGGCATCCGGCCTGTGGTGCAGCTCACTGCTGTGGAG attcTTGCATGGGGCCTGAGGAACATGGAGCCCTTCCAGCTGGCCTCGGTGTCTTCACCCAGCCTGGTGGTGGAGTGTGGGGGGCAGAGGGTGGAGTCAGTTGTCATCAAGAACATGAAGAAGTGCCCCAACTTCCCCAGCTCAGTCCTCTTCCTCAAAGTG CTCCTTCCAAAGGAGGAGATGTACACGCCTCCCATTGTGCTGAAGGTGATTGACCACCGTCCATTTGGCAGGAAGCCTGTGGTTGGTCAATGCACCATCACCACTCTGGAGCAGTTCAGATGTGACCCCTATGTCATCACTGCAGAGGGAGCCATGTCTTCCAAAA TGGCTATGATGGCTTCTCCTTCCAAGCATCTCTCTATTAACATGGAGGAGACAAGACCACTGCTAGAAGCTCAG CTTGAAGAGAAG GAAAAAGAGACAGTCGATTGGTGGAGTAAGTTCTACGCTTCAACTGGAGACCACCAGAAATGTGGCCCTTACCTCAAAAAAGGATACGACACCCTCAAA GTGTATGAATGTGGACTTGAGGATGTCCCAGAGTTCAAAGGGCTGACGGATTTCTGCTGCACATTCAAGCTGCAGCGAGGCAAGAATGAAAATGGGGATAGTGACCCCTCTGTGGTTGGAGAGTTAAAG GGTTCATTCAAGGTGTACCCTCTGCCAGACGACCCAGGCGTTGCTCCCCCTCCCCGTCAGTTCAGAGAGCTGCCAGAGAGTGGACCTCAGGAGTGTCTGGTCAGGATTTACGTGATCCGGGCCATAGACCTGCAGCCCAAAGACAATAATGGCAGA tGTGACCCATACATAAAGATGACACTGGGTAAGAAGACGATTGATGACCGAGACCATTACATACCTAACACCACGGGCCCTGTGTTTGGAAG gaTGTTTGAGATGACGTGTTACCTGCCCCAGGACAAGGACCTGAAAATCTCTGTCTATGATTATGATCTGCTGAGCCGCGACGAGAAGGTCGGCGAGACGGTGATAGACCTGGAGAACCGCTTCCTGTCCCGATACAACTCCTACTGTGGCCTGCCCCAAAGCTACTGCAT TTCTGGTATCAACAAGTGGCGGGACCAGCTGAAGCCGTCTGAGGTCCTGGAAAACCTGTCTCGTCTGAAAGGCCTGTCCAAACCCAGGACGGAAGACAACGGCACATCAATGATCTTCAATGGCAAAGAATACACACTGGCTCAGTTTG AAAACAACAAGGAAATTCATGAGCACCTTGGTCCGGCCCGGGAACGCCTCTGCCAGCACGTGCTCAGAAAACAGGGACTTGTCCCTGAACACGTGGAGACCAGGACCCTTTACAGCTCCTTCCAGCCCAACATCTCTCAG GGACGGCTTCAGATGTGGGTGGATGTTTTCCCCAAAAGCATCGGCCTCCCTGGACCTCCCTTTGACATCACACCACGCAAGCCTAAGAA GTATATCCTGCGTGCGGTCATCTGGAACACCACAGACGTGACCCTAGATGAGACCAGCATCACAGGAGAACACATGAGTGACGTCTATGTCAAAGG CTGGATGCCGGGCATGGAGGAGAACAAGCAGAAGACGGACGTCCACTACAGGTCTCTGGACGGAGATGGCAACTTTAACTGGAGGCTCATCTTTGACTTTGAGTACCTGCCAGCTGAACAACTCTGCCTGGTTTCCAAGAAG GAGCAATTCTGGAGTCTCGACAACACAGAGTTCAGGATTCCCCCCAAGCTTATTGTCCAAATATGGGATAATGACAAATTCTCACTGGATGATTACCTTG GCACTCTGGAGCTGGATCTGCGTAACCTGGTTGCTCCTGCAAAGACCCCAGAGAAGTGCTCTCTGAAGATGATGGATGATTTGGAAATAGGAGCGCCACAGAAATCAGAGCAAGCCAAGTCTCTGTTTGCTCAGCAGTCAGTCCGAGGCTGGTGGCCGTGTTCTATTgaacaggatggacagaaggtCCTGGGC GGAAAGGTGGAGATGACACTGGAGATTGTAGGTGAAGCACAAGCAGATGAGAAACCTGCAGGAAAGGGCAGGGACGAACCCAACATGAACCCCAAACTGGACCCTCCCAA TCGTCCAGAAACATCCTTCTTTTGGTTCACCAACCCATGCAAGACCATGAAGTTCATCGTGTGGAGAAGGTTCAGGTGCCTCTTCATCGGACTCATCCTCCTCACCATAGTG